In Babesia bovis T2Bo chromosome 3, whole genome shotgun sequence, the genomic window TCTGGTGACAAGGCCGGACTTGgatcattcatggcggccatgggctacgacctggagaggttgaatcaggggAAGGGAGGAGGTGAGTGCTGCCTagggtggtcatgtggacttatggtgaAGTAGGTAGTGGGAAGACGGGATCAGATGTATGGAATTTACTATCGGGAACGGATCCTAATGGTAGCAAAGGCATACAGTGGAACGAATTCAAAAAAGATCCTTCTCAGAGTAAGTCCCACCtcctctgtagtaccaatgtgacccagagagtgtagctgagtactacagcACTATATATGGTAGTGCCAATAAAGCAGAGAAGAATAGCGAAAAACTCTGTAAGGACTATCCCttattggtactccacatcctggccagtgggtacttccGGGCAGGCAGTGCCGGGGCGAAGGGAGTGACTACCCCGGCGAAGGCGGCCACTAGTGATCCCAGGAAACCCAGGaccatccgtgagatcctatactggcttagtgcattgccctatagtcagggatACAGAGAGCTGGTAGAGAGGATGCAAGGGAAGATGGAAGGGCAGGAGCAGTACAAGTTAGAAAGCACAGAACCTAATAACGGTACCACCCTCCTTAGGGACAacattacccactacctaatggccgcctgtggctactgcccactggtactcatcggtatccaggggaccatagaaagGGAAGTGGTGCAGGCAACGGCATCAGGAGGTGAGTGACATAGACAGGGCTCTATaggggcgcaacagtgccctaggggtagtcatgtggactaaTGGTGTGGTATGTCCGGGAGGAGCTGGTGCTGCTGCTCAGAGTACTAACAAGTGCCCCAATCATAGTAAGGACCCTACTCATAAGAGATGTACCCTTGATGATAAAGACAAGGCTGCAGAGGCAGCTGCACCGGCAGCAGGTTCCGCCGGAAAAGCCCTGGAGAAAGGTGAagtctgctacggcgggtaccacctggaagtaTCCCAGTTCGGTAAGTACCCTagcagtaccactcccTAACACTATGtgtaggccccctccatgggatgtacgccaatgggctctttggcttccagatGGACATTAGTaccgcccagtgcctggaccaactgaggatATATGTccaccactgcttctaccagctctatttcctgaggaagcaaTGCAGTACGGGAGTGGTGGGAGGAGCAAGTGGATCGGGAGTAGCAGTTGGTTGGAGtagttgtaggtatggtagtggagtcTATTGGGGCAGCGGTTATAGCCAGAGTAACTTGTGGAGGTGTAAAACGGAAGGTGGGTCGTGTATATGAGCATTAATAGGCGCGCCACAAGTATGCTAACTGACAGTGACCGTCAGTACGGCGCGCAACCGTGccatatggattaatggtgtagtaggtgccGGAGGTGCTGGAGATGAACATACCAAACAGTGTGGATTACAGAGTGGTGCTGGTGGTAAAAAGCATTCTCCTCTTATGTGCTTCTTATGTGACGGGTTACATGGAATGTGCTGTTTTAAAACAGTAGGAAGGGGCAACATAGATGAATATCCATCTATCGAGGATCACATGAATATGGAGAGCCCTATTCATCCAAAAGGTCATTTAGACAAGCAACATGGACACTGTCCCGTCCCAATGGGATGGAGCACTGATGGGAGGAACACTACCGGTGAGACtcacttcaaaggtacgtcccagtaCCTCTACTGTATGGCACCCCTAaagcactgtatatatactaggggcaccccctgggcgccacagtaaccaatagtgactcatggtatgcacagatttGACCAAGGGTACCCATAAGACAGACAAGCTGGAGGACGGCAAAGGTGCGTGACACCCTAGTCATatgggcgccacagtagtcacatggactcatcctgtagtaggtagtgcTAGTCCTGGAAAGTACCCcgcccactgcactgggaatacCCTGTCACtactcctggagtactactgtgaccccgAACAGTGCTCTagtggcaccctagtggtactactgagactactggcgtgtattactcccacagtgccacggactctgggtgacctctttgggttctattactatatagtctacattggGGGAAAGAGTGGTGGTGGACAAGAGGGAGTGCATCAGAAGTTGAAAGGATTAGAGGGGGATGTCAGACTGGGGATGAAAGGTATCGGTAACAATGGTGATGCAGTGGTCGAGGCACTAACCACGTGGAATAACAGCGGAATCTGCAGTGGCGGCAAGGAAGGTCACCTTAAGTGCCTAACAGAGTGTGATACAGGTAGTGGTGCCAAATACCTCTCTCCCCTtagtggccagcagtatggccagttgagtccagcgatggccgggacctacctgtcatggttggtctatttgataggggAGTTCAAGACAGGACTAGAGGGGTTGGAAGAGGCGTTTAGGGAGATTAGTTGTAAGGTTGATGGGTGTAAAAATGGTAGGTTCTAGTGCTTTAAGGGCGCGCCAATGGAgataggggcgccttcggcgcacGAGTGTCCGTTAGAGTGGCGCGCAACCatatcatatggattcatggtgtagtaggtgcgGCAGGAGCTGGTGGATGTGGACCTGGATGCACCAGTGGAACCCATGGTGATCCATGTCCATCTGGTGgcactggtggtggtaataCCGGAGTATGTAAATGTCACTCagtcgtatcatgtaccggggtactaccggtgttgtacaagtatggctttgggtatggtaatgtaaCGGAGTTGCACAAAGGTgagttgtagtatagtagtatggatagtgtagagaCAGTGGAGTAGTATAGTTGATaaaagttctataagggcgccttcggcgcaacagtgccctaggggtagtaatagtgtagtaggtgGTACAGAGAACAAGAAGTGCGATGCATTCCTGACTACCCTCAAGGGTGTCCTGGAGGGTGATCACATCAAGCATGACGGCACCAAAGGAGGCCTCCACCACGAGATCAataagctcatctacaccaccaggctcccctggatctttgtgctGACCgtagcctggctagtagcggtactctatctagcctttggagccatatggccactggactggacacatatgaggtcgcattgtaggggattgttcaggaagggaagtctgagtccatgggaggtactgatggtgggcaagaagaagggaagaggtatattggagttttttggtaagacatagtggcaaagtagtggcgccttcggcgcgataactagggataatgtggatatgttcatcaaaagttacatggaagtttagtataaaagtagtagctgttagggatggtgatgtggataagGTTACAGAGTTTTTTTGGTGGACAGTTCGTAGAATTACTCTAGAAATGTTAGTAAACGTTTcataatgtattaatagcCGCTCTGGTAAAACTCCAGTAGAATTTCTctagcactgttagtaaaggtttcgtAGTGGTTTAATTAAAATTTTAGTGCTATATTCAGTAAATGTTTAGTAATGGTTTtgataaaagtttcacaaaagtttggcattacttttggtgaaagtttCATAAAAGCTTGATGATACTTTTAATTAAAAGTTTATAGGTGTTAAGGGTAAGAGTATATGCTGTAGTAGTACGTTTTTGTGACCACTTAATGAGTATATAGTGATTATACAGTGTTAACAGCTCGTCATTATCCCTGGTTAATCGACACTTTCACTCTACAAGTCTAGACAGTATTTGCATGGAACAAGAGTACTACAGGTCTACACAGTacctatatacaatgtCCCCGCACAAAGGACTGTTTAGTGGGGGCcctatatatgttggagTTACCCGGGTGGGGTTTTTGGCATAGTGGGGTAACCCCAATGATGGGGCACTACCTAGTGACTTGAAAAGTAGGTTTGGCGCTTGATATACTCTAATCTATTCTCATCACAGTAGATAATCCAGCGATCTAGATCTAACCAATTCACCTTCAGGACTCCTGCAGTAATTCCTGTGGATGTCAATGGAGATTTTCCTAACCCATTGATTGGGGACTGTAGTTAGTTCCGGGTTATGTGGAAGTCGTTTCACTGTGGCCATGTAACGTGAATAGCACGAACGTCATGGGATGGATAACACCATATATTGTGTCTTACTGTAGGCCACAGTAGTACTGATATGACATATGACACTCAGTATCCCAATGATAATAGTGAACGCCATGTTGTGCTTGTATCAATGGTGGTGTCTTGTATGGTATCTTCACGCCGTTCCTGGTCACTGGTAGTAGTCATATGATGGGACCCTGTACTACCGGGTACTGTCTCCTGGAGAGCGGTAGTCACATTAGCAGTGACATCATAGGTCATCTGGGATAGACACAATCAGAGCATCAGTGATACAGTGCCATGTTAAAGGAAGGGATATATCTACAGATTATTGGGTGTGCCACTGTCATGTAGCTTGGACGTCTAGGACTGCTGAAGTACCTgatagaggtagtgatGTATAGTGTAATGTACTGTCTAGAGGACTTCATATTGTAGTACTATCACTGGGTATTACAGTGGGCCAGTGGTCTATAACAACGTCACTTTCACGGGACATTATGGATACCCTGGTTAGTATGCTGTGCTATACTAAGCCATTACCGGGGAACTACAaagtagtatatatatgataatgACCAGTGTTAATAATGCAGCATTATAGAGAGTACATGGACGTACTGGCTGGTAGTGTTAGTGAGGCTAGTATAGGTTAAAGTAGTGTAGAATAATAGTGTATAGATGTAGCGCTGTTCTAATTTATTCTGTGGAATATGCGGTACTGTATTCACCTACAGATgtatatgtatatgtacTTGGATATAATAGTACATATGCACCAATGTGGTCTATTTCATAAGTTTAAGTAATATGTAATTACGataatattgtttttatcTTGCTATTTCAAGATTGCTTAGTTATGAATAGAAAAAATATGAACGTCGACGCCTATCCCCCTGCTCGTCTTCACTCAACAAGAAGACATTCCTGACGTCTTGTTCCACTTCGGTCTCTATTGCCTCATTACAGTCATATGGCACACACAAGGAGATAACAAATGGCAACGTGACAAGAAGAATCTGTTTAAGGGCTttggtaacagataccacTCTACATCGTACTTGGGGAGACCTGTTTCACTGTGTTTTTGAGTGTCAATTTTCGTCGGTTCGGATACGTCATGAGATTTAGTGGCAGATTTCTCATTCTTACCGAAGAATCTACTTAAGAacgattccttcttgggttgctcCGGGGCTATATCTGTTGAGGTAGCCGTAGCGGAAAACCCAAATGCCACAACTATAGAgagcttccataacatgttaAGAGCTACCATATTTTGTGGAGATGGGTCAAGAGTGAGATTCTCAggtgttacacattttgttgcCGTTAATCCCCCCAGCTATAGCACAAGTGCAATTAACTTGATGGTTGCTCTTCAGTGCAGTTCTATAAGGTGCTTGGTTGTAGATATCTATGTGATGTAATAATATTGTGACTGTGTCACTGTCAGACAGTGATCAGGTCACTATTAATACAGGTGCTCTAGAGAAAAATACTGGCCAAATACTCCTTGAGCTAGACATTAACAACAAGAATGTAATTGTTACGATATATGACATGAGTGTCACCATCTGTACAACAACAATCACGTGATAGacaaaatgctacctcaCCAAGTGATACAGTGTGCTTTTGACCATGACATACTGTGATTCCATGTGCCAGTACGGCGTCATAGATGCTTTTGTTTCGTTACTCTCCATTATGAAAACAGATTCCATAATGAGTCCGAGATGaattatatgtatatctatgttgCATAACGTTGCCAACAACGGTATAATAGGGCATTATCCTATGAGCAATGATGCCACAAAGACGACTTATGCTGTAGTGATGAGTGATCTAGAGATGCCATAATGCATGGTAATATCATGGTGCTTAATAGAGAAGGTTGTTAACTACAGCTAGCACTCATGTtaaaaaaacaacattCCATATTACATTAGAGCATAGGTTACTATGTCACTGTTAGGAGTTGTATATCTAAAAAGGGAGTTGTTATGGTTACTTGGTACGTCTATGTATAGTATAGTAATCATGTCATAAGAACTGACAATGACCATGTGGTTTCTAGtaaaaattatatattgccCGTCTTATAACCATTACTATTATCGCGGGAAGTCATCTATGTATAACACTACAATGAGAGATTGAAATCATCTATCAACTAACGATAAACGAGAATCCCGTGCCATGGCTCTTAAGGAGTAATGCAGTAATAAAGAGTACAGCCTAAACATTAACCGTATATagcttatatatatgtgcgTCTAGGATGCTTTATACTGTAGTACATTATTTTGTCGATGCGGTGAACCAACTACGTAACTCCATGACAATGCTTCTTCCCACCCTTGTCatctatactataatctccTTCATCCTTCTTCTCCtgctggtacccctccagattgaatgggttaccgtagctaAAGCCATGtctgtacaacaccggtagtaccccggtacacgatacgattgattggcatccacactgtccaCTTCCCTGTCCGTGTtctcccttcttgcacttattggggtcacactgtcccttacagccccggcattcaatctgttggaattcACTATAGAGTGACTGTAATCCACCTTCAAGGgcatctgataggtatagtacccatgagaggtatgttctaccgaaggtggcacttactgctgtatagagttcaccggttaggggggataCGTAGTGGTTACCGTCAGTGAGTGTTGAGAGGTTACTAGTGGTGGCACCGGCACTGGAATATGGAACGGCACTACCAGTGCCCTTGTCTCCCTTAATACCTATTAGTGCTGCGCCGACTTTATCCCGATACGGCGCATCCCCTGTTTTTGGAATCCAgtctatcttctttacctcTTCccttaacccagaggcacaccagccgcaaaagtattTCTCCTTGTTCTCCTCATAAGATCCACTTGGATTTCCATTGTGTTCACATGGTACGTCCTTGTCTTGTTCTCCCTTTGGTGGCTTTCCCTTTTCCTTCTCTCCTACACCTCctctaaagaacccgaatacatcacccagtacctgcGGTGTcgtggcactgagtgctgctgtgaccctcactagtgtatagacacacgactgcatcatgttctcgttactgaagaagtagaggatgccataaaggcgttggccagtcatatcactgatgctgccactatagaattgaCCTCTAAAACCCATGGGCAAGGGGCAGCATTGACCTgagccattacagtgtcctaggtgGGATGAGGCCAGTGGGTAGTCTGGTTGTTCCTTCTCCTGGTTCACCACTGCACTACAACTAAAACCCGGCAAGCGATCttcgaggaatgcctgtAGAGGTGATGGTGtgccgtccatgtattgttggtggcatttgtCACAGTAACTGGACACTGGCTTTTGGCCACACTTGCTGGAGTGTGATTCACATGGCgggcacttgggagaggtGCAGATTGAAATGAGGTCTTTGACGGCTTTGTGAAAACCTTTTTCGTGGCCATTCAaatttgtattttcatCCACATTTGACTGTTCCTTCTCCAGAACTTCTTTCAACTCTTCCTCTAGGGCTTTCTTCATTAGATTCAATACCTCCCGTATCTTATGGATAGCACTACTCAGCGCATTCTTACCCTGATCGAAATCATTACTATTTGCCGCCCCTAGTTTCCCGTCTAACTCCCCTAGTATTCCACCACCATTCGTTAGCTCCCCTAGTTTCACATCCAGCCCATCCATGCCATCCAGCCCTTTCTTCACCGCCTCCTCTAGTTCCTTCCCATCCAGCCCATTCTTAGCCGTCCCTAGTGCCCTCTTCACCTTCTCTATCACACCCTTAtccttcccttccaatgcctcctgggcattacctaattgtaccactacttcaccaatcttctccaGTAGATTTTTGGCCGTTTCTATGTGCTCTACCCCGTTTGACGCTGATGTCCCCCTGATCACCCCCACCAACTCCCCCTTTACTTTATCCACCCTccatttcctatcatgttccatggggtcacaccccaggcacatccagctaactACATCCCTCCCAAgcactccactaccatacctacactcacgccatttacCTCCTAGGGCTACCttcactgcacattgcttcctaaggaaatacaactggtagaatagagccctaatgtaatgtaccacctggttgtatgcttggatggacacagtgggataggtgaatCTACAGGCTGTGTTGGCGTATAAGGCATGGATAGGTGGTTCTTTAGTGgtgtcagtgcctttaagtccaccctggatacctatgaggaccaaTGGGCAatactgagtcactgcttggaagtgagcaaacaggttgaattcatgtACTGTAATGGGTGCTGTGCGGCCTGTCTGGTAGAACGAAAGCTGTTTTTTGTCCTCGAAATCTGGTGCTACCTTTTCCAATATTCCTTTCGAGTGCGTCAGTATCTTTGGATATGCcggactatagggcaatgcactgagccagtagaggatctcacggatggtcttgggagTTTTATTTTCCGCCTTAGGCGGACCCTTCTTCTGTAATCCAGTAAAGTAAGCgcatgatagaatgtagagcttgtACAAGGCGCCACATTTGTGGATGTTTTCCTCAGTTATGCTGGTGGTGCCATTATTGAAGACAATAGCTttactgcaaaatgcacccTTGTCCatggtatgtatatatccagcatagttcataccagctggttgtctgaatgtattaGCATGGTTGTCATGGCCATGTACAGCAAAGTTATGCCAATCACCAGTATTCGgaaatcccaaatataacttaccCATAatcccatcccatataatagcatcCCATCTATTTCCAGGACCATGGTCGTTCATCATTGccttaggaaaccctagggcctgaagccattgtgacagtgtaccatcatctagaccactgccatccaggatgtgattgttccatCGGGGGCTGCTGGAATGGTACTTtccagtccaatacatataggtaatgccactccagatgagacatactgagccAAGTAATGTctgggcacattggtgacgTCTATCAGAGGCAGTAGTGTCATAGCTATTGTCTCCGGGAGGAATATCTATTAAATCTTTCCAATATGGTTTGACGTCTACCCTCTTGGATTGCGTGAATGACTCCCTCATAAACACCGTTCTACTAGGGTACGAAGACATGTAGCTATCCCTGTTACACTCATCACGGCCAACAACCCCGTCCTCGATTATACAACTACAC contains:
- a CDS encoding variant erythrocyte surface antigen-1 beta subunit is translated as MSTQSTWPYSSLTQAPTNLKEAIDWVLRVTGKDGRKNDKAAASPPQFGCICFLAKAVKDLLYDAKDPGSPGPSPDRYWDDLLLEQEKTIVQPVLTDLGLLSGSTSAARDTCAGGTEVVGTLIDQLAQGLQKWVGWQEKGDECCLKGTEGIGKKCECTGGGAGGCCTGSSGTCTCASANNCYKSAYSRDSALWTTIVNGTTGGAGGSGSAGSAVGGKGGSGVAAATVDTVKAAQEVHLLARIFLGSVCLIWSGLSQLGFLTGKGSSRWENSSLHSLESGDKAGLGSFMAAMGYDLERLNQGKGGGSGKTGSDVWNLLSGTDPNGSKGIQWNEFKKDPSQKSVAEYYSTIYGSANKAEKNSEKLCKDYPLLVLHILASGYFRAGSAGAKGVTTPAKAATSDPRKPRTIREILYWLSALPYSQGYRELVERMQGKMEGQEQYKLESTEPNNGTTLLRDNITHYLMAACGYCPLVLIGIQGTIEREVVQATASGGVVMWTNGVVCPGGAGAAAQSTNKCPNHSKDPTHKRCTLDDKDKAAEAAAPAAGSAGKALEKGEVCYGGYHLEVSQFGPLHGMYANGLFGFQMDISTAQCLDQLRIYVHHCFYQLYFLRKQCSTGVVGGASGSGVAVGWSSCRYGSGVYWGSGYSQSNLWRCKTEGAGGAGDEHTKQCGLQSGAGGKKHSPLMCFLCDGLHGMCCFKTVGRGNIDEYPSIEDHMNMESPIHPKGHLDKQHGHCPVPMGWSTDGRNTTGETHFKDLTKGTHKTDKLEDGKGSASPGKYPAHCTGNTLSLLLEYYCDPEQCSSGTLVVLLRLLACITPTVPRTLGDLFGFYYYIVYIGGKSGGGQEGVHQKLKGLEGDVRLGMKGIGNNGDAVVEALTTWNNSGICSGGKEGHLKCLTECDTGSGAKYLSPLSGQQYGQLSPAMAGTYLSWLVYLIGEFKTGLEGLEEAFREISCKVDGCKNGAAGAGGCGPGCTSGTHGDPCPSGGTGGGNTGVCKCHSVVSCTGVLPVLYKYGFGYGNVTELHKGGTENKKCDAFLTTLKGVLEGDHIKHDGTKGGLHHEINKLIYTTRLPWIFVLTVAWLVAVLYLAFGAIWPLDWTHMRSHCRGLFRKGSLSPWEVLMVGKKKGRGILEFFGKT
- a CDS encoding SmORF protein (Small Open Reading Frame (SmORF)); protein product: MVALNMLWKLSIVVAFGFSATATSTDIAPEQPKKESFLSRFFGKNEKSATKSHDVSEPTKIDTQKHSETGLPKYDVEWYLLPKPLNRFFLSRCHLLSPCVCHMTVMRQ
- a CDS encoding variant erythrocyte surface antigen-1 alpha subunit; amino-acid sequence: MAVNSTFTPKASLTEAPTNLKEAIDWVLRVTGKDGKKLGDGECICGLAAAVTDLLQSVQLEYYVLPPVYSTSWVPIGYEGDTKETDSEQKKGPPKARVTECLNELFSLVQGLGGTAVVRTYVDQLAQVLSALVGWSKIETCWDGCGGSSNNNQHGTKDGCTYLQDVKHENKCGTCGCMKWDVAVADDDKNGHHLGRGCTRCSGSRDGCKCSPGGGSDCSTGEECKCAKEGKCCKCCCNGRCGNCKRECSCIIEDGVVGRDECNRDSYMSSYPSRTVFMRESFTQSKRVDVKPYWKDLIDIPPGDNSYDTTASDRRHQCAQTLLGSVCLIWSGITYMYWTGKYHSSSPRWNNHILDGSGLDDGTLSQWLQALGFPKAMMNDHGPGNRWDAIIWDGIMGKLYLGFPNTGDWHNFAVHGHDNHANTFRQPAGMNYAGYIHTMDKGAFCSKAIVFNNGTTSITEENIHKCGALYKLYILSCAYFTGLQKKGPPKAENKTPKTIREILYWLSALPYSPAYPKILTHSKGILEKVAPDFEDKKQLSFYQTGRTAPITVHEFNLFAHFQAVTQYCPLVLIGIQGGLKGTDTTKEPPIHALYANTACRFTYPTVSIQAYNQVVHYIRALFYQLYFLRKQCAVKVALGGKWRECRYGSGVLGRDVVSWMCLGCDPMEHDRKWRVDKVKGELVGVIRGTSASNGVEHIETAKNLLEKIGEVVVQLGNAQEALEGKDKGVIEKVKRALGTAKNGLDGKELEEAVKKGLDGMDGLDVKLGELTNGGGILGELDGKLGAANSNDFDQGKNALSSAIHKIREVLNLMKKALEEELKEVLEKEQSNVDENTNLNGHEKGFHKAVKDLISICTSPKCPPCESHSSKCGQKPVSSYCDKCHQQYMDGTPSPLQAFLEDRLPGFSCSAVVNQEKEQPDYPLASSHLGHCNGSGQCCPLPMGFRGQFYSGSISDMTGQRLYGILYFFSNENMMQSCVYTLVRVTAALSATTPQVLGDVFGFFRGGVGEKEKGKPPKGEQDKDVPCEHNGNPSGSYEENKEKYFCGWCASGLREEVKKIDWIPKTGDAPYRDKVGAALIGIKGDKGTGSAVPYSSAGATTSNLSTLTDGNHYVSPLTGELYTAVSATFGRTYLSWVLYLSDALEGGLQSLYSEFQQIECRGCKGQCDPNKCKKGEHGQGSGQCGCQSIVSCTGVLPVLYRHGFSYGNPFNLEGYQQEKKDEGDYSIDDKGGKKHCHGVT